The Salinirubellus salinus genome segment ACGTCGAGATCGTCGGGCTGACCGCCAGCGGCGTCCGGAACGCCCCCGACGAGGTGTTCGCCGAGATGACCGAGGACGAGGCCGTCGACCACGCCCAGCAGGCGATGGAAGCGGGCAACGCCGAGAAGGCCGAGGCCATCTTCGAGCGGTTCGACGCCGTGCAAGAGCGCATCCGCGCCGAGGGTCCGACCGGGACGTGGGGCGAGTCCGCCGAGGGGTACGGCGCGGTCCTCCGCCTCGGCGCCTCGCGGGTCGACTGGCGCGGCCGGTTCGGCGCCGTCTGGAACCTGCTGGCCGTGCTGGCCGTCCTCGTCGGCGGCGGGGTCTACCTCGGCGTCTCGCAGGGCGCGGTGACGCTCCCGCCCGCGCTGGCCGATATCGCCGGCCCGACGGTGCTCGGGGCGGCGCTCGGCGTCCTCGCGGGGGTGCTCGTCGCCGGCCTCGTCGCCGGCGGCCTCGCGGCGCTCTGGGCCTACCGCGCCGCGACCGACGCCACCGCTGTCGACTTCGCCGTACTCACCGTCGAGGAGGTCCGTGACGCCCCGTTCGCCGCGTTCTTCGGGACGCTGGAGGGCGACGTGGACCGCGAGGCCGAGGCGCTGATCCGACGCGGGGAGTCGGAGAAGGCCCAGGCCCTGTTCGACCGGTACGAGGAGGTCGAGTCCGAGCGCGAGAACACCGAGACCCGTCGGCGCGCCTCCCGTGGCGCCAACGATGGCGGCGTCTTCTCCCGCACCGGCGCCGGGATGGCGAGCGCGTTCACCGACGACGACGTGGACGACGACGACATCGGCGGCTACTACTACGACCTCGCGTTCATCTTCGACTCCATCACGTCGAAGACGTTCTGGCTGGTCGGCTGGTTCATGGCCGTCCTCGCCCTGACGTTCGTCACGCTCTACCAGGGCGGTATCGGCGTGCTGAAGAACCAGTTCTACGCGCGCCTGCCCGCGAGCGTCCAGCCCGACAGCGTCCAGCTGGTCACGCTCCACCCGGTCGAGGCGCTCATCTTCGAGATCAAGGTCTCGACCATCATCGCCGCCGTCGCCACCCTGCCGCTCCTGCTCTACTACGTCTGGCCGGCGCTGAAGGAACGCGGGTTCGCCAGCGGCGACCGGAACGTGCTGGTGACGTGGGCGGGGACGCTGTTCGGCGGCCTCCTCGTCGGGAGCGTCGTCGGGTTCCTGTTCGTCGCCCCGACCATCATCTCGTGGCTCGCGGCCGACGTGGTCCAGAACGAGATGCTCATCCGCTACCGTATCAACAACTTCGGCTGGCTGGTGTTCTTCACCACCGTCGGGGTCGGGTTGATGCTGGACATCCCGCTGTCGATGTGGCTGTTCCACCGCGGCGGGCTGGTCCCCTACCGCTCGATGAAGGCACGCTGGCGCGAGGTGACCATCGCCGTCCTCGCGGTGGCGGCGCTCGCCTCCCCGAAGGGCATCTTCACGATGTTCCTGCTCGGCGTGCCCATCATGGCGTGCTACGGGCTCGGGCTGGCGATACTCCGGCTCTACGTCGCCGTCAGCGGCGACGAGGGACGCCCGCCGCTCCTCAGCGGGCAGGAGGCGGACTGAGCGACGACCGAGCGAGGAGGTACCACGGCCCACCCCGCTCGGCGCGCGTGCGAGTCGGGGCAGTGATAAGTAATCGCCACGGAACCCTCCGGTATGCCCAAGATAAGCGTCGAGATACCGCAGGAGTTGCTCGACGACCTCGACGACCACGTCGGAGACGACGGGAAGTTCGTCAACCGGAGTGACGCCATCCGGGCGTCCATCCGGAAGACGCTGGACCTGCTCGACGAGATCGACGAGCGCCACGGTCGACTGGCCGAGGAGGACGACGACGCGTGAGCGCCCAGCAGGACATCCCGTTCGGGGCGACGGTGCTCACGGCGGTGTTCGTCACCGCGCTCGTCACCGCCCAGCTCACGGCGGCGAAGGTGCTCGCGTTCCCCTCACCCGTCTCGCTCCCGTTCTCCGGGGCGACGCTCGTGCTCCCCGGCGCGGCGCTGGCGTACGCGCTCACGTTCTTCGCCTCGGACTGCTACGCCGAACTCTACGGCCGGTGGGCCGCGACCCGCCTCGTCAACACGGCGTTCGTGATGAACTTCGTCGTGCTCGGGCTGGTGTTCACGACCATCGCGGCGCCCGCCGCCCGGTCGAGCATCGACCCCGCCGCGTTCGAGCAGGTGCTCGGCGCCTCTACGAACATCGTCGCCGGCTCGCTCGTCGCCTACCTCGTCAGTCAGAACTGGGACGTGTTCGTCTTCCACGCGCTCCGGGACGCCACGGACGGGGAGTACCTCTGGCTCCGCAACGTCGGGTCGACGGCCACGAGCCAGTTGCTAGACACGGTCATCTTCGTCGGCATCGCGTTCTACCTCCTGCCGAACGTCGCGGGCATCGGCCCGCAGCTCCCGACGAGCGTGGTGCTGGGGCTGATGGTCGGCCAGTACGTTCTGAAACTCGGCATCGCCGTCCTCGACACCCCGTTCGTCTACCTCGTCGTTCGAGCGGTCCGGGGGAGCGAAGCCGGCCACGAGAGCCCGATTCTGGGGTAGTCTCTTCAGACGACCAATCCAGACAAGCTGAGGAAGGTCACAATAGCAATCAGGATGAGAATCCACGAGACAGCCACGAGCTTCCGAATTCGGTTATTCCGTCTCCCAGTGTCTTCCAGCTTGGTGGCATACATATCTACTACTTCTTCGTCCGAGAACTGGCCGTCACGGATGTCGCGAACGTCTTGACCATCGCTCCCGAGCCACCAACTGATAGAAAGATATCCGTAGACACCAACACCTAGTCCGGCAGTCAGTAGCACCAGCGACGCCACCATAGCGTTACCCCCTCCCGCGTAGGCCGGGAGACGGCTTGCACCCACAAGGAGGGTTCCGAGCAGCAGCGTCGTTTTGATAGCGTCCACACAGTCGTTAGAGAGGCTCTCCGAGTGCGAAACCATCAGACTGAGAGTCCGCCTCCCCTCCTCCAGAGAGCGTTCCACGCGGTGGTCGCGTTTGCTCATTGAATCCTCATTTAGAAGGAATAGTAATGGGCCTGACGGGTACAGTGAGTTGGTCGTACTCAGTCCACCCGCTCCGCGAACCCGAACCGCGGTTTCACGTCCACCACCGTCACCTGCACCTCCTCACCCGTCTCCGTGCCGGGGACGAACAACGTGAACCCCTCCACCTTCGCGATGCCGTCGCCCTCGCTGCCCACGTCCTCGATGGTGACCGCCAGTTCGTCGCCGGTCCGGACCGGCGCCGTGAGGTGGTTCTTCGCCACGAGGAACAGCTCCGAGGAGGAGTCTCGTGAGGCCTCGGGGTGGATCGCCCGGACGTACTCGAACTCCGCCTCCATGTCCGTCCGAAGTCGGCCCGTGTCGGGACCCTCGAACACCTTCACCGCGAGGTCACCGCCACCCTCGAGGACCTCCAGCGCCGTCTCGAACGCCTGCCGGGCGAGGTACACGGAGCGAGCGTGGTCGACGCTGTACTCGCCGGTCATGTTCGGCGCCATGTCCGAGAGCACCACGTCGGCCTTCCCGACCCGCTCGACGACCTCGGCGCGCGTGTCCTCGTCGGTCATGTCGCCGCGGATGGTCTCCACGCCGTCGATGTCGTCGATGCGCTGGAGGTCCACGCCGAGGACGCTTCCGGAGTCGCCGACGAGCTCCGTCGCCACCTGGAGCCACCCGCCGGGGGCGGCCCCGAGGTCGACGACGGTGTCACCGGGCTGGACGATGCCGGTCTCCTCGTGGAGTTGTTTGAGCTTGTAGGCGGCGCGAGAGCGGTAGCCCTCCTGTTTCGCGCGGTTGTAGTAATCGTCCTTGCGAGTCATTCGTTGGGAGCAGTTGTCTGTGTGGCCTGATACGCCCTTCGGGACGGGCGGGGCCGTGCCGCGCCTCGGCACGGAGATAGATTTAACAGACGGCGTCCGGTCGGTCTGCATACATGTCGACCAGTACCATCCGTGGGACCGTCAGCGGGCTGGGGTATCGGGCGAATCCGGCGTTCGCCGCCGGGGCGGTGGGCGTCGCCGTCGTCGCGGTGGTGTACGCGCTCACGACGGCGACCGTCCAGCACCACACCTACGTCCACGTGATGACGGGCGTGCTCTGGACGGGCACCGACCTGTTCATGGGCGCGGTGCTCGGGCCGGTCATCGGTGGCCTCGACGAGGAGCAGAGCGCGGCCGTCTTCCAGCGACTCACGCCGAAGACGGCGTTCCTGCTCCCGTCGCTGGCGTTCGTCACCATCGCCACGGGAATCACGCTCGCCCAGCGACTGGGGCTGTTCCCGAACTCGGAGGCGTGGCTCGCGCTGTTCACCGCCGTCAACCTGATTCCCGTGTTCCTGCTGCTGGGCTGGCGGCTGGATGCGTGGCGCGACCGGCGCTGGCAGGCCGCCTTCGCCGTCGTCACCGTCGGGTCGCTCGCGTGGGTCGGGCTGACCGTCGGGGACCTCCAGCCGACGAACGAACTCGTCTTGCTCGCACTCGGTCTCGTCACCGTCCTGTCGGTGCAGGGCTTCGGCTTCCTGCTCCCCGGTGAACTCCGGATGTTCCGGCAGATGGTCTCCGAGGACCCGGACACGAGCGTCATCAACGCTATCGGTCACCAGAACGCCAAACTCGGCGGCGTGCAGGGGCTGTTCCAGCTCGCGCTGATACTCGTGATGGTCTACCTCCGGTACGGCGGCGTCTGAACGTCCTGGCGGGCGCGACGGGCTCAGGTCGTGGCCCGACGGGAGCGCGAGAGTCGGCGGCTGTGCGGGCCAACACGGTTAACCGCGCTGGCGGCGAGGGGTCGCCAGTGCGACCACCAGCCGTATGACCCAGACAGCGTCGATGGGCGTGTTGCTCGACCACGCTCAGGACATCGTCGTCCTCCTGGACGAGACGGGGACCTTCACGTACGCGAACGCGGCCGTCGACCGGAACCTCGGCTGGGACCCGGAGACGCTCGTCGGCGAGAGTGCCTTCGACTACGTCCACCGCGAGGACTTCGACGACGTGGCCGAGACGTTCCGGCGGACCATCGAGAGCGACTCGTTCGCCGAGCGGACGGTCGAACACCGGTTCCGGGCCGCCGACGGCTCCTGGGTCTGGCTCGAGAGCCGGATGTCGAACCTGACCGACGAGCAACTGGAGGGGTACGTGGTGAGTTCGCGCGACATCACGGACCGGGTGGTGGCCCAGCGCGAACGCCGGGAGACCGCGGCTCGCCTCCGAGAGATCGCGGCCACGACCGGCGACGTCCTCTGGATGTTCGACGGCGACTGGTCCGAACTCCTGTTCGTCAACCCCGCCTACGAGGCGATATACGGGGGGTGCATCGACGAGCTGGAGCGCGACCCGCAGTCGTTCCTCGACACCGTCCACCCCGACGACGTGTCTGCGGTCGAGCTGGCGATGAGACGACTCTCCACGGGCGAGGCCGTCGACGTGGAGTACCGGGTGGACCCGGAGACGGACTACGGGACGTGGGTCTGGGTGCAGGCGCAGCCCCTCGTCGTGGACGACGAGGTCGTCCACATCACCGGGTTCGCCCGCGACGTGACCGACCGCCGGCGTCGTGAGCGACAACTGCGCGTGATGGACAACCTCCTCCGACACAACCTCCGCAACGACCTGAACGTCATCCAGGCCCACGCCGACCTCGTCGGGAACGGGGAGGCCGACGTGACCGAGTCGGTGGCCGTCATCCGCCGGACCGCCGACGCCCTGCTGGCGAGCGCGGAGAAGCAGCGTGACCTCATCGCCTACCTCACCGGTGACGTGACCCCGGGGCGGGTCGACGTGGCGGAGATGGCAGCACGGGCCGCCAGCACCGTCCGCCAGCGGTTCCCGGCGGCGGCGATATCGGTGGCGACGCCGGACGCCGCCCCCGCCGTCGCGCTGGGCGAGGTGGAGTTCGCCCTGACCGAACTGCTCGAGAACGCGGTCCAGCACGCCGACGACTCGCCCGAGGTGACCGTCGAGGTCTCGGTGGACGCCGACGCACTCACCGTCACCGTCGCCGACCGCGCCAGCCCAATCCCCGAGTTCGAGTCGAGCGTCCTCGCGGGCGACCACGAGATGTCCGACATCTACCACAGCACTGGACTGGGGCTGTGGCTCGTCTACTGGGTGGTCGACCTCTCGGGCGGTCGTGTCGCGGTGGAGGAGCGGGCGAGCGGTGGGAATCGGGTCGTCGTCCACCTGCCGGCCGCCGGGGACTGAGAGAAGAGGGCAGGCGAGGCGCCGAGGCGCCGGGCGTTCAGCTCAGCTGCTCGAACTCGCCGAGCAGGTCGTCGTAGGCGTCGATGGCGGCCTCGACGGGGGCCGAGGAGGCCATGTCCACGCCGGCCCCACGCAGGAGTTCGAGCGGGTACGCACGGGACCCGGACCGGAGGAACTCGAGGTACGCCTCGGCGGCGGACTCGCCCTCGGCCTCGATGTTCTGGACGATGGCGTTCGCCGCCGAGATGCCGGTGGCGTACTGGTAGACGTAGAACGAGTAGTAGAAGTGTGGGATGCGCATCCACTCGCGGGCGATGCGCTCGTCCACGTCGGCCGGCGCGTAGAACTCCGCCTTCAGATCGCCGTACACCTCGTCACAGACGTCCGGGGTGATGGCCTCGCCGGCCTCGCTCAGTTCGTGGACCTGCTGTTCGAAGTCCGCGAACATCGTCTGTCGGAACAGCGTCGAACGGAACCGCTCGAGGTACTCGTCGAGGACGTGCCGGCGAAGGGTCTCGTCCTCGACCGTCTCGAGCAGGTGGTTCGTCAGGAGCGCCTCGTTGACCGTGGAGGCCACCTCGGCGGTGAAGATCTCGTAGCCGGAGTAGACGTAGGGCTGGTGCTCGCTGGTCAGCTCCGAGTGCATCGAGTGGCCGAGTTCGTGGGCCAGCGTGTAGAGCGAGGTCACGTCGTCCTGGTAGTTCATCAGGATGAACGGCTGTGAGTCGTAGGTCCCGGAGGAGTAGGCGCCCGAGCGCTTGTTCTCCGTCTCGTAGACGTCGACCCAGCGCGACTCCAGCCCCTCGGCCATCCGGGACTGGTAGGCCTCGCCGAGCGGTTCGACGGCCTCGACGACCCACGCTTTGGCCTGCTCGTACTCGATGTCGGGGGCCTTCGAGTCCGTGAGCGGGGCGTAGAGGTCCCACATCTTCAGTTCGTCCACGCCGAGGCGGTCACGCTTCAGGTCGGCGTGGCGGTGGAGCACCGAGAGGTGCTCGTGGACCGCCTCGACGAGGTTGTCGTACACCTCCGTCGGGACGTTCGGGCCGTCGAGACTCGCCTCGCGGGCGGTGTCGTAGTTCCGCGCGCGAGCCATCTTCACGTCCTTGCGCACGGAGTTCTTGAACGCGGTACCGATGGCGTTCCGGTAGTCGGCCCACTCGTCGTAGAACGCCTCGTAGGCCCGCTGGCGGTAGTCCCGGTCCCCGTGTTTCTGGATGACGGTGAAGTTCGAGAGCGTGATGCGCTTCTCCTCGCCCGCCGGCGTCTCGATGGCGGGGAACGTCATGTCCGCGTTCGTCAGCATGTTGTAGACGTCACCGCCGGCACCGGTCACCTCCGAGAGGTCGGCGAGGAGTTCCTCCACCTCGGGCGAGCGGGTGTGCGGTTTCATCCGCAGCACGTCGTCGAAGTAGTGCTCGTACCGCTCCAGTTCGGGTTCCTCGTCGACGAACGCGTGGAGGGCAGAGCGGGTCGACTGCTGGAGTTCGGGCTCGACGAACGAGGCCGCGGAGGAGGCCTGCGAGCCGAGCGACTGGGCGCGGGCCGAGAGCGCCTGGTACTGCTGGTTCGCGGTGTCCTCGTCGCTGCGCATCCGGGCGTAGGCCGAGACGTTCGACACCTCGCGCATGAGCTCCTCGCGGAGTTCGAGCAGTTCCAGCAGGGTGTCGGCCGACTCGGTGACACGGCCCTCGTAGGCGCGCAGGTCGTCCAGTCGGTCCTCGACGCGCTCGTAGGCGTCCTCCCACGCCTCGTCGTCCGCGTACATCGACTCGAGGTCCCACTTGTACTCCTCGTCCAGTTCGCTCCGGTCGGGAACCGTACTCATGCACCCGGATTCGGGGTCACGGCGTGTAAACACATCGGGAGGACCCCGGACCCAGCCGCGCTACCCGACCGCTCTTTGTCCACGCGCCCCTCGGCCCGCCATGGACGACACCGCCGAGCGACTCCTCGGGTTGGCATTCACCGACGCCTACCCGGCGTCGTTCCTCGCGGCCCTGACAGACGTGGAGAACCGGATGGGCGGGCACCCCGGCGAGCGACGGGCGGCTGGCATCGTCGCCGACGCCCTCGACCAGTCCGTCGGCGGCGCCCGCGAGGAACCGTTCGACATCCGTCGGTGGACCCGCGGGGCGACCGACCTGGCCGCCGGTCCCGCCACCGGCCGGACGCGACAGTTCGACGCCGTCGCGCTCCCGTACTCGCCGCCTGCGGACCTCCGGGCGCCGCTGGTCGACGCGGGCTACGGCACGCCCGCCGAACTCGACGACGTCGACGTCAGCGGCGGTATCGTGCTGGCCGAGCAGGGTGGCGAGGGTGACCGGCACGCCCACCGGATGGAGAAGTTCGGGCACGCCGCCGCCGCGGGCGCCGAGGCGTTCGTCCTCGTCAACGACACCGAGGGGAGCCTCCCGGTCACCGGCACCCTCCGGTTCGGCGACGAGGCGGCCATCCCCGGCATCGGCGTCTCGTACGAGACGGGCGAGCGACTCCGGCGCTACGCCGCGGACGGCGGCGAGGCGACGCTCCGCGTCGACGCCCGGACCGAGGACGGCACCGCGCGGAACGTCGTGGCGACGAATCCGGGGGCCGGCGAACGCGAGGGGACCGTCCTCGTCGTCGCGCACTACGACGCACACGACGTGGGCGAGGGAGCGCTCGACAACGGCTGTGGCGCCACCATCCTCGTCGAGACGGCCCGCCTGCTCGCTGACGTCGACCTCCCGAGCGACGTGACGTTCGCCGCCGTCTCCTGCGAGGAGACGGGGCTACTGGGGAGTCACGCGCTCGCCGACGAACTCGACGTCGGGGACCTGCGAGCGGTCGTCAACGTCGACGGCGCCGGCCGGGCACGCAACCTGAAGGCGTACACGCACGGCTCCGAGGCGGTCGAGTCGCTGGCACGCGACGTGGGCGTGGCCGCCGACCACCCCGTCGCCATCGAGACCCGACCGCACCCCTACAGCGACCACTGGCCGTTCCTCCGTGCGGGCGTGCCGAGCCTCCAGTTGCACAGCCGGCCGGCCGACGACCACCAGCAGTGGGGACCGCGCGGCAAGCCCGTGGTCCACACCCGCGCCGACACCTTCGACAAGGTGGAGGTCCGCGACGTGCGCGAGCACGCCGGCCTCACGGCGTTGCTGGTCCGCGAACTGGCCCGGCGCGAGCGCCCGCCGCGGCTCGACACGGCGGTCCTCGCCGAGCAGTTGCGCGAAGCCGACGCCGAACACGGGATGCGCGCGGCCGGCGTCTGGCCCGAGGGCTGGTAGTCACTCGACGTCGAGCGCGTCGCCGACGGTGCCGAACGTCCGGGCACGCGTCGCGGCGTCGACCCGCCGCTCCTCGAACACCTCGCGGGCGCTCGCGGCCGCCTCGCCGTCGACGACGAACGAGCAGTCGGGGTAGGTCACGTCGAGGAGCACCAGCCCCGCTGGAGGGGCCGGCGGGACGCCGTCCGCACCGGAGAGCGGGTCGGGCGCGAGCACGCGGTCGACGAACGAGACCGGGCGCTCGCCGCGGGCGACGAGTGCCACGAGCGAGACGACCCGGCGCACCAGTTGCCGGGCGAACCCCTGCGCCCGCAGGTCGAACGTGAGGAACGCGCCGTCGCGCTCGACCGAGACGGCGAGGTCACGGACCGTCCCCTCGGCGTCGAGTGTGAGGTCGTGGAAGTCGTGGCGACCGGAGAGTCCGTCGCAGGCCGCGCGAGCGCGGGCGTCGTCGACCGCGTCGGCGGGGGCGTAGAGGTGGTAGCGGTACACTCGCTCGGTCGCGTCGTAGCGCGCGCTGAACCCCTCGTCCACGTCGGCGTGTGCCCACGCCCGTATCGACGCCGGGAGCCGACTGTTCAGCGCACGCGGCGTGAGCCACTCGGGCGCCGCGAGCGCGACGGTCTGGGCGAGCGCCGAGACCCCACGGTCCGTGCGTCCGGCGGCGGCGTACCCCTCGGGTTTCCCCTCCGCGACGCCGAGGTCCGCGAGCGCGCCGAACAACTCGTCCTCGACGGTCTGACCGTGTGGCTGGCGCTGGAAACCGCGGTAGCAGGTGCCGTCGTAGGCGAGGCGGTAGGCGCGCACGACTCTGGGGACGGCGGGGAGGGCTTAGTCGTTGACGCCACCGAGGTCGGCCCCACAGCCGGGGCAGACGAACCGCTCGTCGTCGAGCCGGGCGTCCCGGTCGTGGTCGCAGTCGGGACAGGCGTCGGGGACCGGCGGCAGGCGGTCGAACGGGAACCGGAGGTCGTCGCTCCCCGGTGGGGCCCCGATGGCGAGCAGGGTCGCGGGGCGGTCGCTCGCGTTCCGCCCGCGCTGGAGGTCGCCGGGCGTGAATCGGACCGCCTCGCCGGCCGCGACGGTCAGGTCGACCGTCTCCTCGTCGCCGAGCGGTCGGGCCTCGAAGGTGACCGCGCCGTCCAGCACGACGAACACCTCCTCCTGGTCGCCGTGGCCGTGGAGCGTGTCTGCCAGCGCCTCGCCCGGCCCGAGCGTGTAGCGGTTGAGCGCGACGTCGGTCGCCCCGAGCGCCGCCCCGACCTCGCGGCGCGGTGCCGCGTCCGGGAGGTCGACGGCGTCGACATCGTCGACACGGACTCGGTTCACGACTGGCGTCGGCCGCCCGAGGGGAAAAGTGCTGTCGGGGGGCGTCAGGCCGAGGCGTCCGACCCACCGCCCGCTCCGTCGCCGCTACCGCCACCGAACCCACCGTCCGCGTCACTCACGTTCCGCGCCCACGGCGCGTATCTGGTCTCGGGCGCCAGCCCCCGCGTGGCCCCGGAGCTGTCCGAGTCGGCGTAGTGCCCACTCACCAGCACTCCGTCGTAGGTGACGAGCAGCGTGTAGCGGTCGGTCACGTCGTCGGTGAGGTTCACCGTCGCGTTGTAGCGGGTCTCGAGGTAGCAGTCGGGCGTGCCCGAGCCCCCCCGGCGCTCGACGTCGAGGACGTACCGGTGCTCGCCGATGCGCTCGAAGTCGGCAGAGAGGTCGGTGGCGTTCGACCGGACCGGGACGGTCGTGTTCACCGAGAGCTTTCGCCCGCCTGCGACCGGGCGGGAGACGGTCGAACTGTTCGACGTGCGAGCGTCGCCACAGCGGGTGTCGAACGTCTGGAACGAGCCGAGTTCGGTCGCCCCGAACGCGGGGTCGGTGGGTCCGAGGCCGGTCAGCGCGCTACAGCCGCTCGTCACGAGGAGGGCGACGAGGGCGACTGCCGCGAGGCGGCGCTTCGGTGGGACCATACCGGGGCTACCGGAGCCGCCCCGAAGTAGTCACCGGAGGCCCAAACGGGCGTTTTACCCCTCGTAGTCCTCGTACGTCGGGCGGCCCTCGCTCGGCGGGAACGAGTCGAGCGGCGCCTGTGTCTGGTCGCCCGTCCCCATGTCCTTCAGCGTGACCACGTCGTCCGCGAGATCGCGCTCGCCGACGATGACCACCGTCTCGGCCTCGATGCTGTCGGCGTAGCCCATCTGCGAGCCGAACCCGCGGCCCGAGAGGTCCGTCTCGACGACGTGCCCGAGCGCGCGCAGGTCGCCGGCGACGTCGGCGGCGACGTCGAGCACCTCGTCCGAGTCGCCGGCCGTGAGGACGTAGTAGTCCGTGCTGATGGCCTCCTCGGGGAAGACGTCGGCCACCTCCAGCAGTTCGGGCAGTGTGGAGTTCATCACGCCGACGGCGAACCCGACGGCCGGGGTCGGCTGCCCACCGAACTGTTCGATGAGGTCGTCGTAGCGCCCACCGCCGAAGATAGACCGGGAGACCCGACCCTTCGCGTCGAAACACTCGAAGACGACGCCGGTGTAGTAGTCGAGGCCGCGAGCGGTCTCCAGCGAGACGGTGCAGACCTCGCGGGCGCCGAGGCGCTCGGTCTCCGCGAGGACGTCCCGGAGGTTCTCGACGGCGTCCTCGACGCGCTCGGTGCCCGCGAACTCGACCAGTTCGTCGAGGTCACCGCGGGTGAGGAGTCGGTCGAACTCCTCGGCCTCCGCACGGGAGAGGCCGGCCTCGGTCAGCAGGCCGTAGTACTCCTCGGTCTCGATCTTCGCGGACTTGTCGACCGCGCGGATGGCGGCCTCGGTGTCGACCGCGTCGTCCATCGACTCGAACAGGCCGCCGAGGATGTCGCGGTGTGAGACCCGGAACTCGAACTCCTCGGCCGGGAGGCCGAGTTCGCGCATCATGTCCGCGGCGACGGCGATTATCTCGGCGTCGGCCCGCGGGTCGTCGGTCCCGAAGGTGTCGACGTTCGTCTGGTAGAACTCGCGGAACCGGCCCTGCTGGACCTGTTCGTAGCGCCAGAACGGGCGGGTGGAGACCCACTTGATGGGCTTGCTGAGCGCCTGCTGGCGGGCGACGACCATCCGCGCTACCGTCGGCGTGAGTTCGGGCGTGAGCGTCACCATCCGGCCACCCTTGTCCTCGAAGGCGTACAGTTCCTCGACGATCTCGTCGCCGGACTTGTCGGTCCACATCTCCGCGCGTTCGAGCCGTGGCGTGCCGATCTCGCGGAAGCCGTAGCGACGCGTCACCGCCTCCACGCTGTCGATGACCGCGCGGTGGGCGGCCATCTCCTCGGGGTAGAAGTCACGGAACCCCTTCAGACCCTGGTACATACCCGGCCTTCTCGGTGGGTGGTCTGTAACCTTACGGTCCCGTGTCGCCCCGTCACGCGACGGCTGGCTGGGGACGGAGAACCGCTCCGGGGGGCCGTCGAAACCGGGGGAACCCAAAGACACTTCTAACCACACGGCCCTACGTCGGATGACCAGATGTCGCGCAGCCCCTCGCTCCCGGACCGGCCCACGCTCGACCTGGACTCGGATATGAGTCCCGACGAGCGGTTGGCCGCACTCCGCGACCACTACTCGGCTATCCTCGACGTCCACGACGAACTGTCCGACCAGCTCGACGCCGCCCGCGAGCGTCGCCGCGGCCTCCGCGAGGAGGTCGACCAGCTCCAGCGCGAGAACGACGCGCTCAAGACCTCCTCCCTGTATCTCGCGACGGTCGAGGAGGTCGGTGACGGCGAGGTCGTCCTGAAACAGCACGGCAACAACCAGGAGGTGCTCACCGACGTGG includes the following:
- a CDS encoding twin-arginine translocase subunit TatC, with protein sequence MSSALDEDVVRTVDNGRETLGAMIGAAQSHLRKVFIVFVVGLIGTIYALQEFIWAQMKADLNANPDIQIVAVTPFDVILLQVKIGLVVGALLSLPLLVYYARQPLRERGLWVPDRLDVSVGGYVALALVSLGLLVGGIAYAYFLFFPLMLDFLASNATSAGFEPTYSIVMWAQFIFLLSVSFGLAAQLPLVMSGLSYTDVVPYETFRDKWRYAVIGIFAFGALFSPPDPFTQIMWAVPLLFLYGLSLGLARIVTTARVSSEAIGVRTLARRRWNLLVGAFVVVAGGTYLLGQALYAGRFDATLQQLPAPIRPGLFARDLLFGLPVDGVLAVVGVLLGLLTAGAVVVVLLFTELEELPSPEERRRGRARAAPASTGTPAALDVGALDVHGVRAAPIEPFVEMTEDEALALAREAMDDDDPDKAEALLDRFDEAQAMVEANPEANGATAAAANRVGEDGELEDSEAAKPATPNPTAEDPADVEIVGLTASGVRNAPDEVFAEMTEDEAVDHAQQAMEAGNAEKAEAIFERFDAVQERIRAEGPTGTWGESAEGYGAVLRLGASRVDWRGRFGAVWNLLAVLAVLVGGGVYLGVSQGAVTLPPALADIAGPTVLGAALGVLAGVLVAGLVAGGLAALWAYRAATDATAVDFAVLTVEEVRDAPFAAFFGTLEGDVDREAEALIRRGESEKAQALFDRYEEVESERENTETRRRASRGANDGGVFSRTGAGMASAFTDDDVDDDDIGGYYYDLAFIFDSITSKTFWLVGWFMAVLALTFVTLYQGGIGVLKNQFYARLPASVQPDSVQLVTLHPVEALIFEIKVSTIIAAVATLPLLLYYVWPALKERGFASGDRNVLVTWAGTLFGGLLVGSVVGFLFVAPTIISWLAADVVQNEMLIRYRINNFGWLVFFTTVGVGLMLDIPLSMWLFHRGGLVPYRSMKARWREVTIAVLAVAALASPKGIFTMFLLGVPIMACYGLGLAILRLYVAVSGDEGRPPLLSGQEAD
- a CDS encoding queuosine precursor transporter, with translation MSAQQDIPFGATVLTAVFVTALVTAQLTAAKVLAFPSPVSLPFSGATLVLPGAALAYALTFFASDCYAELYGRWAATRLVNTAFVMNFVVLGLVFTTIAAPAARSSIDPAAFEQVLGASTNIVAGSLVAYLVSQNWDVFVFHALRDATDGEYLWLRNVGSTATSQLLDTVIFVGIAFYLLPNVAGIGPQLPTSVVLGLMVGQYVLKLGIAVLDTPFVYLVVRAVRGSEAGHESPILG
- a CDS encoding 23S rRNA (uridine(2552)-2'-O)-methyltransferase translates to MTRKDDYYNRAKQEGYRSRAAYKLKQLHEETGIVQPGDTVVDLGAAPGGWLQVATELVGDSGSVLGVDLQRIDDIDGVETIRGDMTDEDTRAEVVERVGKADVVLSDMAPNMTGEYSVDHARSVYLARQAFETALEVLEGGGDLAVKVFEGPDTGRLRTDMEAEFEYVRAIHPEASRDSSSELFLVAKNHLTAPVRTGDELAVTIEDVGSEGDGIAKVEGFTLFVPGTETGEEVQVTVVDVKPRFGFAERVD
- a CDS encoding ribbon-helix-helix protein, CopG family; the protein is MPKISVEIPQELLDDLDDHVGDDGKFVNRSDAIRASIRKTLDLLDEIDERHGRLAEEDDDA
- a CDS encoding PAS domain-containing sensor histidine kinase, producing MTQTASMGVLLDHAQDIVVLLDETGTFTYANAAVDRNLGWDPETLVGESAFDYVHREDFDDVAETFRRTIESDSFAERTVEHRFRAADGSWVWLESRMSNLTDEQLEGYVVSSRDITDRVVAQRERRETAARLREIAATTGDVLWMFDGDWSELLFVNPAYEAIYGGCIDELERDPQSFLDTVHPDDVSAVELAMRRLSTGEAVDVEYRVDPETDYGTWVWVQAQPLVVDDEVVHITGFARDVTDRRRRERQLRVMDNLLRHNLRNDLNVIQAHADLVGNGEADVTESVAVIRRTADALLASAEKQRDLIAYLTGDVTPGRVDVAEMAARAASTVRQRFPAAAISVATPDAAPAVALGEVEFALTELLENAVQHADDSPEVTVEVSVDADALTVTVADRASPIPEFESSVLAGDHEMSDIYHSTGLGLWLVYWVVDLSGGRVAVEERASGGNRVVVHLPAAGD